From the genome of Triticum aestivum cultivar Chinese Spring chromosome 3B, IWGSC CS RefSeq v2.1, whole genome shotgun sequence, one region includes:
- the LOC123070976 gene encoding uncharacterized protein gives MRKAEAWFPWQIHGIRGSWAERRVEMRERRRKEGGEVRCARQELARAERRRTCAADGGIQSRPVGRQYTNQARGGVRMRTSSPSGPSTYTSLLAVGVAALVVVGAYHHAHAPHACGLQVSATPMWLSCSTAKLTDRGSQNLGVGLTAIPPVVILVSLTVRTPISASFWMNKGDGRVSRI, from the exons ATGAGGAAGGCCGAAGCGTGGTTTCCCTGGCAGATCCATGGCATCCGCGGCTCCTGGGCAGAAAGAAGAGTGGAGATGAGGGAgagaagaaggaaggaaggaggggagGTGCGGTGTGCTAGGCAGGAGCTCGCCAGAGCCGAGCGACGGAGGACGTGCGCTGCAGACGGAGGGATCCAGAGCCGGCCGGTCGGGCGACAGTACACCAACCAGGCCAGGGGTGGCGTACGAATGAGGACTTCATCACCATCAG GACCTAGCACATACACAAGTTTGTTGGCCGTTGGAGTTGCTGCACTCGTGGTCGTCGGAGCCTACCACCACGCTCATGCTCCACATGCATGTGGTCTTCAAGTCAGTGCGACGCCCATGTGGCTGTCCTGTAGCACAGCCAAGTTGACCGACCGTGGGAGCCAGAACCTTGGTGTCGGGCTGACGGCCATACCGCCTGTGGTTATCTTGGTGTCGCTGACTGTCAGGACGCCTATTTCTGCTTCCTTCTGGATGAACAAGGGAGATGGACGTGTCAGTAGAATTTGA
- the LOC123070974 gene encoding uncharacterized protein yields MASLTTTTASSPAALPAAASAAPATASSVSPTAAASKRPHLAGDDAPWRVAAAGSAGIRPVPRIHHAPVLRVAQDDSSAYALAIMRNPDPIGMGLAMEAVAEAAGPECLVPGQQAPLRLMGLKVWPLDIEMKFLEPFGRELHSMKKFMDKSCSVMDSSSIAHK; encoded by the exons ATGGCGTccctcaccaccaccaccgcctcctcgccggccgccCTGCCCGCGGCGGCCTCCGCCGCCCCGGCCACGGCCTCGTCCGTCTCGCCCACCGCGGCCGCCTCCAAGCGCccgcacctcgccggcgacgacgcGCCCTGGCGCGTCGCGGCCGCCGGCTCCGCCGGAATCCGCCCCGTCCCGCGCATCCACCACGCCCCCGTCCTCCGCGTCGCCCAGGACGACTCCTCCGCCTACGCCCTCGCCATCATGAGG aATCCGGATCCGATAGGGATGGGGCTGGCCATGGAGGCCGTAGCTGAGGCTGCTGGCCCGGAGTGCCTCGTGCCCGGCCAGCAGGCGCCTCTGCGGCTGATGGGACTCAAG GTTTGGCCCCTAGATATAGAGATGAAGTTCTTGGAACCATTTGGCCGGGAATTACACTCCATGAAGAAG TTCATGGACAAATCATGCAGCGTCATGGACTCATCTTCTATAGCACATAAGTAG